The DNA segment aaatagaaacgcAATAGTCGAGCATCGTGCGGTTCTACCGGGTGCTGGAGCAGCGTCTCGCATCGACCGCCGACACTGCCGACGTCGACCCAAGCGTGCGCATTGTGATCGACCGCGAGCGGGAAAATCTGTTCCACGGCGAGCCGAACGCAACCGCACTGAACGATGCTTATCTGAAAGCGAACCGCGACGACTGCGATGCCGTGTACGAGGTCGCTAAGATAATGTACACGCTGGACGAGAAGCGGCGGGACGAAGCGATCGCTCTGCTGACCGGTTCGGTTCAGAGCAAGAAAATTCCGCTCGAAGTAAGTCTACCCTGGAGTTGTGGACAGatagtctctctctctctcttcccttccTTTAACAAACGCGTGTGCTGATGGGTGTGTTTATCTGGGTTTCTATTTCTATTTGCAGAAAGCGACCAAGATATTCCTGCTGCTCAAAGCTGGCTACTTTGGCCAGTGCGACGAACAGCTGGCTGCGTTCAAGAAGCTCTGCCAGCAGCGGTACCCACTGGCGGTGGTGTTTGCCGATGGGACGGCCGCCCCCGTCACCACACTGACAACGACCCAATCGTCCAATGCGGAAAACACCCAGACGACGGTTACGGACAGTGGCAGCAACTGCTGCGTAATGACCGCCAGCGAACAGCAGCCAACGCCCGGCAAGCAGCAGCCTGGCAGCAAGCCTTCgaaaaagcagaaaaatgGACCGGAAATTAAAGCGAACTAACAATTATTTCTACCCAGCAGCCATCCAGAATACTATCAAATGCCGACGCAGTggtgatgtgtgcgtgtgtagcgGTTCGGTATCCGCTCCGCGCTGTGTCCGCTCGTCATATTGTCGCGGAAGAATGCGATGATTGGGTGAAACGACGCTCTGATCATTTACATCATTTTTGTCCTTCATCCATGGTTCCCGAAACCTTAGCCACCCCCCTTCAGGGTCGTCCCCCACACACGGTGAACAGTGCTTTGAACAGTAGGACCATTGGCTTGGGGTCGGAGTAGGGAAGAGTGAGACACCAAACTACTCAGCACCATCCACAATCCTCAAAATGCAATAGAGAGATGCTTGTGGGCAATTTTACTTTCTTCGCCGTACCGCGCATATTGTGTCCTTCTTTCGTTTGATTGTGAAAATGAAACtaaaatagagagaaaaaaatagaaacgcAATAGTCGAACAAAAATACTTCTGCAGTTAGTTGCTTTCTTGTtggttgaaaaaaagaaatcgagAAAAGGATAAATTTTCTTAAGAGCGCTTCGAATGCTTTGTTGGTAATGTTGGTATTGGAGTTGACATGTGTGGCTTATATTGTTCTATCAATTTGCCTGCTTTCACCGAGTCCTTAGCGCAACATTAGGGCTGAatattttttgcaacaaatttcCGCTATTCAAACATGATTTCAAATAGCAAAAAACGTTGCGTCAAGTATGTACAGTAGCATTTTCACCGGGCGATGATGCTGGTGCCACTTGCGGCTGTCAAACAAACTGTCAGTGGAAtgcgcaacacaacacaaacaacattGCTGTGCACAGAATttggaagcaacaaaaaaaaccccgctgGTCCGGTTAAACAAAATCGTGAATCGGATGAAACCGTTCGTGGTGATACGGAAGCACGAAAATCAAGATAATGTTGCGTTGCAGCGTCTTATTCGCGAGTTCGTCATGTCGGGCGCATGGGAAGCGTTTGTATCGTGCTTGTTCCGCGAGGTAAGATATGCCCACATTCTCGCTTATCTTAGATCAGACGAGATGCGATAAAGATCTGATTGTAGGCATTATATGCCATACATGTGTTGCTGAGTAAaaatctgtttttattttcactctGCACAGATCACCCTGCAGCTGATCGTGCTCGGTTGGGCGTTAATGTTCATCTTTTTCGGCATCCCGCTGTACATGTGCGCTCTGGCGATACCGTGCGTCATACTGCTGATATGGTTCACCGTCTACGGGAGCTACTACAACAAATCGACCGAGCTGGCACTGCGCCCGTCCAAGCTGTGCTGGGTGGCGGAGATTTACGAGCCGCTGCTAGCGATGAACGCCAAAGCCCAGGCGGCCAACATCGAACGGTGCTACACCGACCGGCCGGGCCCCGAAGTCCAGCAGGAGCTGGGCAAGATGAGGAAGAACATTATCGGTACGATCAGCTGCCGCAACCATCTGGCAATGGACAATGCGGGATTCATTACGCGCCTCGCCGTCAGCCCCAAGTATGGGCTGACGCCGGTGACCGAGTACCTGATCCAGCGCGTGCTGCAGTACGCGTCGGACAGTCAGCTGTACGCGATCGAGACGGTCACCTCCGAGTGCGATCAGGATGTGCGGGAAATTTACTTGAAAATTGGGTTCAACATACGCCAGGTGTACCACAAACAGATTGTGGGAGCGATTAAAAGACGATGTAAACCGTTCTAAGAGTGAACTAAGACTAACTACATTTATTCGATATTCAGTGTAACCACGGTTGCTGTAACCAATGGCTACTTGATTACAACTAAGACATTGCTATAAGCAATCCACCACAGAGTCCCCCTCAGTTACGCCAAGAACCGAACACGGTGACCGGATGGCGTAACTTTTGTTCTTTCGTTATCTTCATTCGAATCCTTTTCACAAATATATGCTGGTTTAATACGATCAATCGAAATCCTTCGTTTCTCACCGTTCATATTTAAGTCCATATACTTTTCATGCCTTTCGATTATTTGAAAAGGTCCCTCGTATGGGTGTGTAAGAGGCCGCTTGACTGAATCGATTCGAACAAAAACGCTTTTGCAACTTTGCAAGTCCTTCGGAACAAATACCGATCGTTTGTCATGATGCGAGTTTCTGATTGGTCCAATTTGTTGCATGGTCCGGCAAAGCAGTTTGGCAAACTCTGAGCGACATATTTCCGTCTTCGAGGGTTCCAAAAAATCGCCAGGAATTCGCAGTGGCTGTCCGTATGTCATCTCGGCAACAGAACAATCGATATCTTCCCTGATAGCAGTTCGCAAACCGAGCAGGACCAACGGCAGTTTATCGCACCAACGTTTCGAATCGACACAAGTGAGCGAAGTTTTTAACGTTCGATGAAAACGCTCGATAAGACCGTTAGCTTCGGGATGATACGCTGTAGTACGAATACGGAGAGCCCCAAGAAGCCGCGTCAATTCCGTGAACAATTCGGATTCAAATTGTCGTCCTTGATCGGTCGTGATTGTTTCTGGAACACCAAACCGAGAAATCCAACATTCGCAAAATGCTTTAGCGACTGTTTCAGCTAGTATATCTGGCAAAGGAACTGCTTCCGGCCAACGACTAAACCGGTCGATCATCGTTAATAAATACCGCTTTCCGTTCGACGTCGGAAGTGGTCCAACCAAATCGATATGAACATGGCGGAAACGACTTTTTGGAAGCTCGAATTCGTTGAGCGCCGCAGATGTATGCCGATGGATTTTCGATCGTTGACAATCAATACAAGATCTGACGAAGCGGGCGACGTCTCGATTCATTGAGGGCCAAACATACCTTCGCGCAACCATTTTTCTCGTTGCTCGAACACCGGGATGAGAAAGGCAATGGATGTTGCGAAGAACTTCTAACCGTAACTTCTCTGGTACATACGGTCTGACATGTACATTATCCGACACATCACAATACAACAATTGATTAGTTGAAACAGATGATCTTAACTGCAAGTTCATTGATGTAGTTCGATCAGCAAGTAGCTTCTGTAGTTCTGGATCATCATGCTGCGCTTTCGATAATAATTCAAAATCCACTGTTGAAGGAGCTGAGATGGTGTTGACTCTGGATAATGCGTCTGCAGCAGAATTGTCTTTGCCACTAATGTGCCGAATATCTTTTGTAAAACTCG comes from the Anopheles coluzzii chromosome 2, AcolN3, whole genome shotgun sequence genome and includes:
- the LOC120951776 gene encoding uncharacterized protein LOC120951776, with protein sequence MKPFVVIRKHENQDNVALQRLIREFVMSGAWEAFVSCLFREITLQLIVLGWALMFIFFGIPLYMCALAIPCVILLIWFTVYGSYYNKSTELALRPSKLCWVAEIYEPLLAMNAKAQAANIERCYTDRPGPEVQQELGKMRKNIIGTISCRNHLAMDNAGFITRLAVSPKYGLTPVTEYLIQRVLQYASDSQLYAIETVTSECDQDVREIYLKIGFNIRQVYHKQIIIGNTLKVMKSQLGIDLHEWNQNREEINVEVPVE